The following proteins are co-located in the Aquarana catesbeiana isolate 2022-GZ unplaced genomic scaffold, ASM4218655v1 unanchor233, whole genome shotgun sequence genome:
- the LOC141121815 gene encoding uncharacterized protein: MMDNQPPLTSLDGSSNGNPTERSPHPLYSWDSTQEGHTIPHHHQSGNLRDSQVEVKEEIKEEDDEDGVMEESVFLKVHKDLYQDTIVESSSYRNPPERCPCPLYSTQEGHTIPRHHQSGNLGDDNIDVKEEYKGEDEEYGVMEEFSEGHKDIKEPPNTRNPPERCPHPLYCQDSTQEDQTIPHCYLKSGDPIDIEFEVKGEEEERYVRDDQQSMEENGKKRTFIEEDTPTEISTVKSYLYTHQSFHTGEKPYSCSKCGKCFLANGMGPQGTCKVSHPGEPPRPFLFKLLNFKDRDAILHLARTKGEAMKIDDVRISFYPDFSAVLQCRRAKVT, encoded by the exons atgatggacaatcagccgcccctcacatcactgg atggatccagtaatgggaacccaacagagagatctccccatcctctgtattcctgggattccacacaggaaggtcataccatccctcaccatcatcag agtggaaacctaaGAGATTCTcaagttgaagttaaagaagagataaaagaggaggatgatgaggatggagtgatggaggagtccgTGTTTCTAAAAgtgcacaaagatctgtaccaggacaccatagtggagtcatccagctacagaaacccaccagagagatgtccctgtcctctgtattccacacaggaaggtcacaccatccctcgccatcatcag agtggaaacctcggggatgataatattgatgttaaagaagagtataaaggggaggatgaggagtatggagtgatggaggagttttcagaaggacacaaggatataaaggagccacctaataccaggaacccaccagagagatgtccccaccCACTGTATtgccaggattccacacaggaagatcaaaccatccctcactgttacctcaag agtggagatccaatcgatatagaatttgaggttaaaggagaagaagaagagaggtatgtgagggatgatcagcagtctatggaggagaatGGAAAAAagaggacatttatagaggaggacactcctacagagatcagcacag TGAAATcctatctttacacacatcagagttTTCACACGggtgaaaagccatattcctgttctaagtgcgggaaatgttttttagcgAA TGGAATGGGCCCACAGGGTACCTGCAAGGTCTCCCACCCTGGTGAACCACCCAGACCGTTCCTGTTCAAACTACTGAACTTTAAAGATAGAGATGCTATCCTACACTTGGCTCGAACCAAAGGAGAGGCAATGAAAATTGACGATGTCCGGATATCGTTTTATCCTGACTTTTCGGCTGTACTACAGTGCCGGAGGGCGAAAGTCACATAG